In Mytilus edulis chromosome 7, xbMytEdul2.2, whole genome shotgun sequence, a single genomic region encodes these proteins:
- the LOC139483117 gene encoding perlucin-like protein, with amino-acid sequence MIALLVVLVATYVQVGGQNVCLETKEKGHLNQLRNTLKGFISDLEKGLKEKHIVGNDGCSKDWDRFRDHCYFVSKHKKSWFEAERFCRSKGSSLVNIKDDNENNWVMSKFKEAKVNNAWLGATDCDSDKWIWVLDFQPVKYFKWHGNEPNGGTGENCLQMYPYSGGGWNDTPCKITLDFICKKHVVSAY; translated from the exons ATGATTGCTCTTTTGGTTGTTCTGGTTGCTACGTATGTTCAGGTCGGTGGACAAAATGTATGCCTTGAAACCAAAGAAAAAggtcatttgaatcaattaagaAACACGTTAAAAGGTTTTATCTCTGACTTGGAAAAGGGCCTTAAAG AAAAACACATTGTGGGAAATGATGGTTGTAGTAAAGACTGGGACCGTTTTAGAGATCATTGCTACTTTGTTAGCAAACACAAGAAAAGTTGGTTTGAAGCTGAG CGTTTTTGCCGATCAAAAGGTTCATCTCTCGTCAACATTAAGGATGACAATGAAAACAACTGGGTAATGTCGAAATTTAAAG AAGCTAAAGTAAACAATGCATGGTTGGGAGCTACTGACTGTGATTCAGACAAGTGGATATGGGTGTTAGACTTTCAAcctgttaaatattttaaatggcaTGGAAATGAACCGAATGGTGGAACTGGTGAAAACTGTTTACAGATGTACCCATATTCCGGAGGGGGATGGAACGACACACCTTGCAAGATCACACTTGATTTCATATGCAAGAAACATGTTGTAAGTGCATATTga